A stretch of the Planktothricoides raciborskii GIHE-MW2 genome encodes the following:
- the ribH gene encoding 6,7-dimethyl-8-ribityllumazine synthase encodes MAVFEGNFTQTESLKFAIVIGRFNDLITGKLLAGCQDAMQRHGIDVSEQGNQVDYIWVPGCFEVALVARQLAMSDRYDAVICLGAVIRGHTPHFDYVAAEVSKGIAAAGFQTGVPVIFGILTADTMQQALERAGIKSNKGWDYGMNAIEMASLMRQFKIFSGQRNSTAITSGSQTLPAAGSPKSAIAQQGM; translated from the coding sequence ATGGCAGTTTTCGAGGGTAATTTTACCCAGACCGAATCATTAAAGTTTGCGATCGTGATTGGTCGGTTTAATGACCTGATTACCGGCAAACTCTTAGCCGGGTGCCAAGATGCGATGCAACGTCACGGCATTGATGTCAGCGAACAAGGCAATCAAGTTGATTATATATGGGTGCCTGGGTGTTTTGAGGTCGCTTTGGTGGCGCGTCAATTGGCGATGAGCGATCGCTACGATGCCGTCATTTGCTTGGGCGCCGTAATTCGCGGTCATACGCCTCATTTTGATTATGTCGCCGCCGAAGTTTCTAAAGGAATTGCCGCTGCGGGTTTTCAAACCGGAGTCCCGGTGATTTTTGGGATTTTAACCGCCGATACTATGCAGCAAGCCTTGGAACGGGCGGGAATTAAGAGTAATAAAGGCTGGGACTATGGCATGAATGCCATAGAAATGGCCAGTTTGATGCGCCAGTTCAAAATTTTTTCGGGGCAACGCAACTCTACAGCGATCACTTCTGGCAGCCAGACTTTACCCGCAGCCGGATCTCCGAAAAGCGCGATCGCTCAACAGGGGATGTAG
- the psbZ gene encoding photosystem II reaction center protein PsbZ, producing MSVIFQFALLALVLVSFVMVIGVPVAYASPQNWDQSKPLLYIGSGIWAILVIVVGVLNYLVA from the coding sequence ATGTCAGTCATATTTCAATTTGCACTCTTAGCTTTAGTTCTCGTGTCCTTTGTGATGGTAATTGGGGTGCCGGTAGCTTATGCTTCCCCCCAAAACTGGGATCAATCTAAGCCCCTGCTGTACATCGGATCGGGAATTTGGGCAATCCTGGTGATTGTGGTTGGGGTCTTAAATTATCTGGTTGCTTAA
- a CDS encoding tetratricopeptide repeat protein, giving the protein MPLNPAAIWAPVGKGGFGGVAAYAQGENSAQEALQLIQQAAQQTQQGQHQEAITSFQQALTIARQLQIKELEGIALLGIGFNYNAIGQRQPALDAYAQALIIFREIKDPELKALEAFTLNNIGLIYHAISQPMEALTVLRQALPIYREVQDRGGEATTLNNIGLVYNAIGQTSEALKYYQQALPILREVQDLQEEATTLSNIGAVYHVIDQPTEALKYYQQALPILREVQDRNGEAKILNNIGLVYREIGQLSEALKYYQQALPILREVQDRSGEATTLTNIGGVYHAIGQPMEAWKYYQQALRIFQDVQDRSGEAATLNNIGGVYDEIDQPSEALKYYQQALPISREVQDRSQEAKILNNIGAVYDQIDQPSEALKYYQQALPISREVQDRSQEAKILNNIGAVYDQIDQPSEALKYYQQALPIFREVQDRRGEATILNNIGGVYDQIDQPSEALKYYEQALPISREVQDRKAEATTLNNIGLIYNAIGQPMEALTVLRQALPIYREVQDRKAEATTLNNIGLVYNAIGQPMEALKYYQQALPIDREVQDRSQEAITLNNIGGVYHAIGQPSEALKYFEQALPIFQEVQDRQGEATTLHNIGAIYDAIGQPSEALKYYQQALLIRREVQDRRGEAATLNNIGAVHHAIGQLIEALSDYNQALPIFQEVQDRQGEATTLNNIGGVYHDIGQSQKALKYYEQALPILREVKDRQGEARTLNNIGVIHYAIGQPMEALKYYQQALPISQEVQARSQEAATLSNLAAAYRDTNKPTEAIDHWEKSLKIVLDIRKGLQRDLRKSFIEQNRGPAVALADILIDQKQPEKAYEWIELVTTAELANYNRLINAQVNDPEVQAALDAWKQKNQQLEFQRQQLQENFSEEFSSQIRQLETEVYSEAETLGKKYPIIAELFETTPTDIAQLRRNIPQGTLVLHPVLLTNIPNVPDTVALFLLTQDSFQVIKHPVDGKNLDKLIDDYDEQLKNFFNPDYLTTSQQLYDLLIRPVEDKIAAQSPETLAIIAPNKLRYIPFETLHDGEQYLISKYPIHYLTRISSQSPIENSVKNPISSISILALGNPVPEKPFNLDGAETEVKNLGELLKDSQIYVREAATLERFKNESPKFPILHLATHGCFQPLGCCLSDDCKDYDPDMSANTLLFANKEFYNIADAALLGLKDTQLITLSACQTAMNSYLEGQEISGMAYVLERAGARAVMATLWNAADAKTANLMADFYQNLGAGDSQAAALRQAKLKMVGRNLHPFFWSPFILIGQSGS; this is encoded by the coding sequence ATGCCCCTAAATCCCGCGGCGATATGGGCTCCGGTTGGTAAAGGTGGCTTTGGGGGTGTGGCTGCTTATGCACAAGGTGAAAATTCAGCGCAAGAAGCCCTGCAACTTATACAGCAGGCAGCCCAACAAACCCAACAAGGTCAACACCAAGAAGCTATAACAAGCTTTCAGCAAGCTTTAACCATTGCGCGACAACTGCAAATCAAAGAATTAGAAGGTATCGCCCTGTTGGGAATTGGTTTCAATTATAATGCTATTGGACAACGCCAGCCAGCTTTAGATGCTTATGCACAAGCGTTGATTATTTTTAGAGAAATTAAAGATCCTGAATTGAAAGCTTTGGAAGCCTTTACTCTAAATAATATCGGTCTGATTTACCATGCGATCAGTCAACCAATGGAAGCGTTGACCGTTCTCCGGCAAGCCTTGCCGATATACAGAGAAGTGCAAGACCGAGGGGGAGAAGCCACGACTCTGAATAATATCGGTCTGGTTTACAATGCGATCGGTCAAACGAGTGAAGCATTGAAATATTATCAGCAAGCTTTGCCTATATTACGAGAAGTGCAAGACCTTCAGGAAGAAGCCACGACTCTGAGTAATATCGGTGCGGTTTACCATGTGATCGATCAACCGACAGAAGCCTTGAAATATTATCAACAAGCTTTGCCTATTCTCCGAGAAGTGCAGGACCGAAACGGAGAAGCCAAGATTCTGAATAATATCGGTTTGGTTTATCGTGAGATCGGTCAATTGAGTGAAGCTTTGAAATATTATCAGCAAGCTTTGCCTATTCTCCGAGAAGTGCAGGACCGAAGCGGAGAAGCCACCACTCTGACGAATATCGGTGGAGTTTACCATGCGATCGGTCAACCAATGGAGGCCTGGAAATACTATCAGCAAGCTTTGCGTATATTTCAAGACGTGCAAGACCGAAGCGGAGAAGCCGCAACTCTGAATAATATCGGTGGAGTTTACGATGAGATCGATCAACCAAGTGAAGCTTTGAAATATTATCAGCAAGCTTTGCCTATCAGCCGAGAAGTGCAAGACCGAAGCCAAGAAGCCAAGATTCTGAATAATATCGGTGCGGTTTACGATCAGATCGATCAACCAAGTGAAGCTTTGAAATATTATCAGCAAGCTTTGCCTATCAGCCGAGAAGTGCAAGACCGAAGCCAAGAAGCCAAGATTCTGAATAATATCGGTGCGGTTTACGATCAGATCGATCAACCAAGTGAAGCATTGAAATATTATCAGCAAGCTTTGCCTATATTCCGAGAAGTGCAAGACCGTAGGGGAGAAGCCACGATTCTGAATAATATCGGTGGGGTTTACGATCAGATCGATCAACCAAGTGAAGCTTTGAAATATTATGAGCAAGCTTTGCCTATCAGCCGAGAAGTGCAAGACCGAAAGGCAGAAGCCACGACTCTGAATAATATTGGTCTGATTTACAATGCGATCGGTCAACCAATGGAAGCGTTGACCGTTCTCCGGCAAGCCTTGCCGATATACAGAGAAGTGCAAGACCGAAAGGCAGAAGCCACGACTCTGAATAATATCGGTCTGGTTTACAATGCGATCGGTCAACCAATGGAAGCGTTGAAATACTATCAGCAAGCCTTGCCTATAGATCGAGAAGTGCAAGACCGAAGCCAAGAAGCCATCACTCTGAATAATATTGGTGGGGTTTACCATGCGATCGGTCAACCGAGTGAAGCCTTGAAATATTTTGAACAAGCTTTGCCCATTTTCCAAGAAGTGCAAGACCGCCAGGGAGAAGCCACGACTCTGCATAATATCGGTGCGATTTACGATGCGATCGGTCAACCGAGTGAAGCTTTAAAATATTATCAGCAAGCTTTGCTCATTCGCCGAGAAGTGCAAGATCGAAGGGGAGAAGCCGCAACTCTGAATAATATCGGTGCGGTTCACCATGCGATCGGTCAACTGATTGAAGCTTTGAGTGATTATAACCAAGCTTTGCCCATTTTCCAAGAAGTGCAAGACCGCCAGGGAGAAGCCACCACTCTGAATAATATCGGTGGAGTTTACCATGACATCGGTCAATCTCAAAAAGCCTTGAAATATTACGAACAAGCGTTGCCTATTTTGCGAGAAGTGAAAGACCGTCAGGGAGAAGCTCGCACTCTGAATAATATCGGTGTGATTCACTATGCGATCGGTCAACCAATGGAAGCTTTGAAATATTACCAGCAAGCCTTGCCTATATCCCAAGAAGTACAAGCCCGAAGCCAAGAAGCCGCCACTCTGAGTAATCTTGCAGCAGCATACCGAGACACCAACAAACCCACAGAAGCCATAGACCACTGGGAAAAATCCCTCAAGATTGTCTTAGATATCCGCAAAGGATTACAACGAGACTTACGCAAAAGCTTTATCGAACAAAACCGAGGCCCAGCCGTAGCCCTCGCAGATATTTTAATCGACCAAAAACAGCCGGAAAAAGCCTATGAATGGATCGAACTTGTCACCACTGCGGAATTAGCCAACTATAACCGCTTAATCAATGCCCAAGTCAATGACCCGGAAGTGCAAGCAGCCCTGGATGCTTGGAAACAGAAAAACCAACAACTGGAATTTCAGCGCCAACAACTCCAAGAAAACTTTTCCGAGGAATTTAGTAGCCAAATTCGCCAACTGGAAACAGAAGTTTATAGCGAAGCGGAAACCTTGGGGAAAAAATATCCCATTATTGCCGAACTGTTTGAAACTACCCCCACGGATATCGCCCAATTACGTCGCAATATTCCCCAAGGCACTTTAGTGCTGCATCCCGTCTTGCTGACTAATATCCCAAATGTGCCTGATACCGTTGCCCTGTTTCTCCTGACTCAAGATAGTTTTCAGGTGATTAAACATCCCGTTGATGGCAAAAATTTGGATAAGCTAATCGACGACTACGACGAACAACTGAAAAATTTTTTCAACCCCGACTATCTCACTACCAGCCAACAGCTTTACGACCTGCTAATTCGTCCGGTAGAAGATAAAATCGCCGCCCAATCTCCCGAAACTTTGGCAATTATTGCCCCGAATAAACTGCGCTATATTCCTTTTGAAACCCTCCACGACGGGGAACAATATTTGATTTCTAAATATCCCATCCATTACCTGACTCGTATTTCCAGCCAATCTCCGATAGAAAATTCGGTGAAAAATCCCATCAGCAGTATATCCATTCTAGCTCTAGGAAATCCGGTTCCCGAAAAACCTTTTAACCTCGATGGTGCGGAAACCGAAGTGAAAAATTTGGGCGAATTACTTAAAGATAGTCAAATTTATGTCCGAGAAGCGGCAACATTAGAACGGTTTAAAAATGAATCCCCCAAATTTCCCATTTTGCACTTAGCGACTCACGGTTGTTTTCAACCTTTGGGCTGTTGTTTGAGTGATGACTGTAAAGATTATGACCCAGATATGTCGGCGAATACTCTGCTATTTGCTAATAAAGAATTTTATAATATTGCTGATGCGGCTTTGTTGGGCTTAAAAGATACTCAGTTAATTACTCTGAGTGCTTGCCAAACGGCGATGAATAGTTATCTGGAAGGGCAGGAAATTTCGGGCATGGCTTATGTTTTGGAACGGGCAGGAGCACGGGCAGTGATGGCGACTTTGTGGAATGCGGCTGATGCAAAAACTGCGAATTTGATGGCTGATTTTTATCAAAATTTAGGGGCTGGTGATTCCCAGGCTGCGGCGTTACGGCAGGCGAAACTTAAGATGGTGGGGCGAAATTTGCATCCGTTTTTTTGGTCGCCGTTTATTTTGATTGGTCAGTCGGGTTCTTGA
- a CDS encoding CBS domain-containing protein — MDIILCHITADFDTVGAAVGLTRLQPGSRIVLTGGAHPAVRDFLALHRDEYPLLERRSVNPQKIRSIAVVDAQRRDRLGKAAEWLDLPVPIQVWDHHLNIESDIPAMERHIAAVGATTTLIVEKLRQLDGEKLGKLPAVETTVMALGIHVDTGSLTFDHSTPRDAQALAWLMEQGASLAAIAEYVEQSLSPRLQELLIVALRELATETIYGYTVSWVLLETEGYIPGLSGLASRLLDMTESDALILGSRYPLKQSGDERLTIIGRSRISGTDLNQLFQGFGGGGHTRAASAILHEGDLSQTFGELISKLKMQIPRPPVARDLMSSPVRTIRPETTIHEAQRILLRYGHAGLSVVDSADKLVGVIARRDIEIALHHGFSHAPVKGYMTTNLKTITPETLLPEIESLMVTYDIGRLPVLSGDRLVGIVTRTDVLRQLHQDKAIGDHGVPIGPKRPYCPLPESIEKMLSHSLVPEQRQLLNHAAQLAEQRGWHLYLVGGAVRDLFLQSAWTEAESDISAKSPKSPVFSKNRGFDPGSPRSPVFSKNRGSSQKSSQQATILLSDIDLVVDGFHEAADAGAGVELAKELQKLYPGARLDIHGQFQTAALLWHKDPVLDSLWIDIATARTEFYPYPAANPEVEASSIRQDLYRRDFTINALALRLTGNGRGGDMAAATRSDRPGIILDFFGGFLDLQDRRIRVLHSNSFIEDPTRIYRAVRFAVRLGFHIDSETENYIRNALECGIYHHVQDSNSRAPALETRLKSELKYILEAPYWQPALKLLGDLGALKCIHPQLQLSRELWRRIRLCDRALKWFDPEKNFPHWQLRLEVLIADLAPEYRVKVATNLQLTHESIQRLTNLHQISQAVQKLPDLNRPSEIVLLLRSYDICTLILIAVKFQNVRRHIWRYLSRYGQIKPILDGNDLKALGYKPGRQFKVMLDRLLAATIDGEICDRNSAEAFLRQHFPK; from the coding sequence ATGGATATTATTTTGTGCCATATTACCGCTGATTTCGATACCGTGGGTGCTGCGGTGGGATTGACGCGACTGCAACCGGGTAGCCGAATTGTTTTGACCGGAGGCGCCCATCCTGCTGTGCGAGATTTTTTGGCGTTGCACCGGGATGAGTATCCTTTGCTGGAACGGCGATCGGTGAATCCCCAAAAGATTCGCTCGATCGCGGTGGTGGATGCCCAACGGCGCGATCGCTTGGGGAAAGCGGCAGAATGGCTGGATTTACCCGTGCCGATCCAGGTTTGGGATCATCATTTAAATATAGAGTCGGATATTCCAGCTATGGAGCGACATATTGCCGCAGTGGGGGCAACGACTACCTTAATTGTGGAAAAGCTGCGGCAGTTGGATGGGGAAAAATTAGGCAAATTGCCTGCGGTGGAAACCACGGTGATGGCTTTGGGTATTCATGTGGATACGGGTTCGCTGACTTTTGACCATAGTACCCCCAGGGATGCTCAGGCTTTGGCTTGGTTGATGGAACAAGGGGCTAGTTTAGCGGCGATCGCGGAATATGTGGAACAAAGCTTATCCCCTCGGTTGCAAGAATTATTGATTGTGGCTTTGAGGGAATTAGCGACGGAAACGATTTATGGCTATACCGTCTCTTGGGTCTTGTTGGAAACCGAGGGATATATTCCCGGTTTGTCCGGTCTGGCATCCCGACTATTGGATATGACGGAAAGTGATGCCTTGATTTTGGGCAGTCGTTATCCCCTGAAACAATCTGGGGATGAACGCTTGACGATTATTGGGCGATCGCGCATTAGTGGCACGGATCTGAATCAGTTATTTCAAGGCTTTGGTGGAGGGGGTCACACTCGCGCAGCCTCAGCGATTTTACATGAAGGGGATTTAAGCCAAACTTTTGGCGAATTGATTTCTAAGCTGAAAATGCAGATCCCTCGTCCTCCCGTGGCAAGAGATTTGATGTCTTCTCCAGTGCGAACCATTCGACCAGAGACGACCATTCACGAAGCCCAACGGATTTTATTACGCTATGGTCATGCGGGCTTATCCGTGGTCGATAGTGCCGATAAGCTGGTGGGAGTGATTGCCCGTCGAGATATTGAGATTGCGCTGCATCACGGCTTTTCTCATGCTCCCGTGAAGGGATATATGACCACTAATTTGAAAACTATTACCCCAGAAACGTTGCTGCCAGAGATTGAATCCCTGATGGTGACTTATGATATTGGGCGGTTGCCCGTATTGTCCGGCGATCGCCTAGTGGGAATTGTCACCCGCACCGATGTTTTGCGCCAACTGCACCAAGATAAGGCGATCGGGGATCATGGCGTTCCCATTGGGCCAAAACGTCCTTATTGTCCATTGCCGGAATCCATTGAAAAAATGTTGTCCCATAGCCTAGTCCCGGAACAACGGCAACTGCTGAATCATGCGGCACAACTGGCAGAACAACGGGGCTGGCATCTATATTTAGTCGGCGGGGCGGTGCGAGATTTGTTTCTCCAAAGTGCTTGGACTGAGGCAGAAAGCGATATCTCTGCAAAATCCCCAAAATCCCCGGTTTTTTCAAAAAACCGGGGATTTGACCCTGGCTCCCCAAGATCCCCGGTTTTTTCAAAAAACCGGGGATCTAGCCAAAAATCTAGCCAACAGGCGACTATTTTACTCAGCGATATTGACTTAGTAGTGGATGGATTTCACGAAGCCGCAGATGCGGGGGCTGGAGTAGAATTAGCCAAAGAATTGCAAAAACTCTATCCCGGTGCTCGTTTGGACATTCACGGTCAATTTCAAACCGCTGCCTTGTTGTGGCACAAAGACCCGGTACTAGATTCTTTATGGATTGATATTGCCACAGCGCGGACTGAATTTTATCCCTATCCCGCAGCCAACCCAGAAGTAGAAGCGTCATCGATTCGCCAAGACCTTTATCGCCGGGATTTTACCATTAATGCCTTGGCATTGCGGCTTACCGGCAATGGTCGGGGAGGCGATATGGCAGCCGCAACACGATCGGACCGCCCTGGGATAATTTTGGACTTTTTCGGGGGATTTTTAGACCTGCAAGACCGCCGAATTCGGGTATTGCATTCTAATAGTTTTATTGAAGACCCCACGAGAATTTATCGCGCTGTTCGGTTTGCGGTGCGCTTAGGGTTTCACATTGATTCAGAAACGGAAAATTATATCAGAAATGCCTTAGAATGTGGGATTTATCATCACGTTCAAGATAGCAATAGTCGCGCCCCGGCTTTGGAAACTCGGTTAAAAAGTGAGTTAAAATATATCCTAGAAGCCCCCTATTGGCAACCGGCATTAAAATTACTCGGTGACTTAGGTGCGCTGAAATGTATTCATCCTCAGTTGCAGTTAAGTCGAGAATTGTGGCGGCGGATTCGGCTATGCGATCGGGCTTTAAAATGGTTTGACCCGGAGAAAAATTTTCCCCATTGGCAACTGCGATTAGAAGTCTTAATCGCCGACTTAGCGCCAGAATATCGGGTTAAAGTTGCCACCAATTTACAACTAACCCACGAGAGTATTCAACGGCTGACTAACTTGCATCAAATCAGCCAAGCCGTGCAAAAATTACCGGATTTAAACCGTCCCAGTGAAATAGTTTTGCTATTACGTTCTTATGATATTTGCACCTTAATTTTAATCGCGGTGAAATTTCAAAACGTGCGCCGTCATATTTGGCGATATTTAAGCCGTTACGGTCAGATAAAACCCATTTTAGACGGCAATGATTTAAAAGCCTTGGGCTATAAACCGGGACGACAATTTAAAGTTATGTTAGACCGTTTATTGGCGGCAACTATAGACGGGGAAATATGCGATCGCAATTCTGCCGAAGCATTTCTCCGGCAACATTTCCCCAAATAA
- a CDS encoding DUF6887 family protein: MSQINYAAMSTAELKQYFLKHRGDEAAFQAYLDRINQRPLKVIASPDDPDFDQKVQGAIRSKLDKARSQREAQANSSNIGEN, translated from the coding sequence ATGAGTCAGATTAATTATGCTGCTATGTCTACGGCTGAATTAAAACAGTATTTTCTCAAACATCGTGGTGATGAAGCGGCTTTTCAAGCGTATTTGGATAGAATTAATCAACGTCCGCTAAAAGTTATTGCCAGTCCTGACGATCCTGATTTTGACCAAAAGGTTCAAGGGGCAATTAGAAGTAAGTTAGACAAGGCTAGAAGTCAGCGTGAAGCACAGGCTAATTCATCAAATATAGGGGAAAATTAA